In Humulus lupulus chromosome 6, drHumLupu1.1, whole genome shotgun sequence, a single genomic region encodes these proteins:
- the LOC133782721 gene encoding uncharacterized protein LOC133782721, with protein MAMNHARLFRSRIIGNDEVSSVFRRTFAAGAKKKGSKGGAAGDAPKASLLSKEVKSTTVVGANILKEGADPKVLADSDYPDWLFHLIDKRPALSELRRRNVETLPYEDLKRFVKLDNRARIKENNSIKAKN; from the coding sequence ATGGCAATGAACCATGCTAGGTTGTTTAGGAGTCGAATAATTGGTAATGACGAAGTGAGTTCAGTTTTCCGGCGAACATTTGCAGCAGGAGCTAAAAAGAAGGGATCTAAAGGTGGTGCGGCCGGTGATGCACCGAAAGCATCACTTCTTAGCAAAGAAGTGAAATCTACAACTGTGGTTGGGGCAAATATTCTCAAAGAAGGGGCAGATCCAAAGGTCTTGGCAGATTCTGACTACCCAGATTGGCTCTTCCATCTGATTGATAAGCGCCCTGCTTTGAGTGAATTGCGCAGGAGGAATGTTGAGACTCTCCCTTATGAAGATCTCAAACGCTTTGTTAAGCTGGACAACCGAGCAAGGATCAAGGAAAACAACTCTATTAAGGCCAAGAACTGA